A region of the Lycium barbarum isolate Lr01 chromosome 1, ASM1917538v2, whole genome shotgun sequence genome:
ATAGATGTATATTGATCCTTGGAGCTTTTGTTACCACCCACCATTTATTAGTTACCTACTTACCTTTCTCATCTTTTCGTTTTTGTTATCCACCTTTCTTTCCGACTTTTCCACCTTTAGACGTGAGAAATCAGAAACCGACAATTTCAGTTTTTCACCTATATTTATTTCAGAACTGATTGTAGTCCAGTTCAAAAATTCATACACGATTATAGATTGTGCATGCCTTTCTTCTAACTCACTTTTTAGAAAATTGAAAGTTCTAGATGGAAATTTTTCTGATGTAGTGTCTCGTTCAAGATATTTACTTcttaaagacaaaaaaaaaaaagttataattcTCTATCCAAGCCGAACAGCCTGAAGTTACCGAATCGGATTAATCAAAGGAGAAAAATTGAATCATACGACATTTAATTTGCTATGGTATTGGTATACATTTTATGAAACCGAATACGGAAAATACCGACCAAAATAACTaaaaaccgcaccaaaccgatatcCACGAACACCCTAACTCAACACTATGCATATGGGCTAACATGCAAGGAAAATAAGCTTGTACAGATAatgtttaattttaaaaaattactaCTACTAAAACCTTGACAATACATAAAAGGTTATAACCACTGTTTTAAGCTGCCCACAAATGCTGCTTTAGTGTTCAAATTGGTGAAATATTACGGCTCTGAATTTACCCAAACAGTCATCCATGATGATTTAACAAGGGCTTAGCTATTTTCAATAATACATGGAAAAAGAACCCAAAAAGAATTATGAGTCTCTAATGGCCACAATTCATCAATTAGACGTTATTTCCTGTCTCCTCAGGACTCAAGGATGCAGTGGTACGAGCCTATAGAACAGATCCTGTTCAAGTAAGGTCGTTGCATTATCAGTGCAGTATTTGTTCGATGTGGGATAATAGGAAAAGCAAGGCTTCTCTATTAAAGTCTATGGTCAGCACctatgtttctttttcttttgcagATGGACGCTTTTTAAGTGGTGCATAGATGAAACCTAACTGTTTCCTATAGATATATTTATTTGGAATTATTGAGAAAAGGATGGAAAAGGAAAGAATCTTGGTATTAAATGGGTTGTCTAAATTGCAGACCAGGTgttcgatttaaaaaaaaaaaaaccgacagCACCGCTTCTTAATTTGTTTGTTCAAAATCAAACAGaattaataatttatttttttttggctgaaAATCGAAATTATTAAAGTTCAGCAACATAACACATGTTAAAGTCGCATAAGGAGTGCAATTCATGCGTTATGTAATTTGTTacaaaaaaagtaaaaaagaggAAATTTGGGTAACGGGTTTTAACGGTAGGATGATAACTCATATTTATATAGCGCATAAATTGTGCTATAGGCCTATAGCAAGTTAATgtcgttctttttttttttttttttttaacatggtAGTCCGGTTCATTTGAACTTAAAACACGGGATGCAGCTAGTTAGTAAGTTAAGTTCGCTTTAATGGTTGAAAATTGTAAGTGTATCTAAAAGATATATATCGATAACATTTATTACTACggattttaaaataaatattttccgTTAAAGGCATTAAATAATTTTAATTGGAGATTAATATTGTAAAGCACGAGGTATATTGTAAAGCACGAGGTATTTTCCCAAAACTAATGTTTTAGTTTGAATTAATTAATAGGAAATCCAATTACAAATTTAAATAGTAACCAGCTCATATGAATCTAATCTAAAATTTAGAGTTTTTATTCTTTTTTATGAATTTGATATCGATAACTCTATGAATATAAAAATTTATCTCGGCCAACTGAACCTTCTCAAACTAACTGTTACAAAAACTTAGGGAGAATGACATTATAAATACTTTACGGAATATGacaattcctttttattttcagAATATAACAAATTTTCATCTTTCAtacaaaattttttaaaaaggaaatgattaattttttttaaaaaaaaatacttttttaaaaaaattaatttttatatttttttttctgcttAAGGCTTAAAATACTtgctcattattttgtgtatgaaatgtgtatatctcacttAAGActtaaaaaattcgctcaaaattttgtgtatgaaaaatatatgaaatgttTATATCTCGTTCAATGCTTAAACATTATGCTCAAAATTTTAtttatgaaaacggtatgaaatttgtACATCTCGCCCAAGACTTAGAATTTTGCTCACATTTTTCGTGCATAAACTTTGCATTAGGTTTCTAGAAAATGAATACAACTACAAaaaactttcatacaatattcaaggcttaaaatttcacacataattttgtgtatgaaaattatattaaaaatttcactcacatatacacatttcatacatttttcataaaGCTTTCATAGACAAAAGTTTGAGTTAATTTTTTAAGCCtcgagcaaaaaaaaaaacatttttaagaaaataaattttaaaattaaaacattattttttaaaaaataaaaaattaatttttaaaaaattaaaaaaattgtttaaaaaatttttaaataaaaaattaaaaaaatttaattttaaaaaataaaattattaaaaagaggttaaaagaaaatgaaaaaaaatatgaaaatccgtcatgtttcgtaaaatatcattatgttttgtaaataaggaaaactatctatatattttgtaataaagaaTCTTAAGAAGGTACCCTATGTCATTTTCCCAAAAACTTAATAgggaatttttttaaataaaatgaaaaagggccaaaatttCCCTTAAACTATTCAAAACAACTCATACTTACCCTTCATTTGATTTTGATACTAAAAATACCCTTGTCGTCTATGTTTTGACCACAATTGCCTTAAAACTAACGGTTGGCCCCATGGACCTTTTAGACCTTTTTAGTGCTGGCTTTAGGGTGAAGCTGATAAAGCAAAAGCCTTAGGCCCCAAAATTCCACTATTATAGGTACATCAATTAGCATTTGAAACAACATGAGTATTTTAAAGTAAAAAGTATaattttttaattcaaaaatagaagaaaacttTAAAATAGATTTAAACAATTCGAAGCATATAAAAAAGTATAACTAATGTTATCTAGAAACCGGTTGATAAAAACAGTGATGTGTACATTTCATGCACGACAAATCGTACTGTCCATATTCCAACTAAATTATTTCATGGGATGCACGTGCGTGAACTAGTTTTAGTGAATACACTTGAGACCTCTTGTTAAGATTTAGCTTTAGGTCATCAATTTTATTGAGCCGCCCCCTGGACCTCTTTTAATATTATACCATGACGAtctaatatgatttttttttttttttggtttcccaccAGGTGTCCGGTACGCGCATTGGAGCCCGATTATATCCGGATTCCCACCGCGTAGGGCCCCATTCGGGGGGAAACGCTCCCTACCAAGAATTTTTTCATTGTCAGAGATCGAACCCGAGACATCTGATTAAGAGAGGAGCAACCCCATCCGCTGCATCACATCCTTTGGTGGTAATCCAATAGTCTAATATGGTTAAGTAAGCTGAAATGGTAGTCCATGTGTTAAATAAGCTTAAATGGCAGCCCAAAATGGTTAATTTACTGGTTTTCTTTTATTTCGTTTGGATGATTATTAGTGCTAAGTATTAGTGACTTAATTATATAGTTAtgccttttttattttgttaggACTCGGCAATTCTAATTCCAATAATATAAATAATCCTAAACTATATATGTCAATGTTTATAAAATCCTAAACTAATATGGAATGGATTCTACGTAAAGATTGTTGTCTGATGATTCATTGATGTTAATGCAAGAGAGTCCTTGTGAAGTTTTCTGTTGAGATTGGTAGGAGTAATCGCACCTATAAAAGAAAGAGAAAGCAGTGTGGTTGTTTCTTCCACAATTTTTCTTGTGTTTGAGAGCTTTTCTAATTATTTTAGAAACCAGATTGCCTCTCAGGTGGTCTACCAGTAGTGTACGTGTTGAACTTGGGTCTGAAATTGACCTCTAACTCTACCAAACGAACCTTGTGTTTTCTGGGCTTTAAAATCCATGGCTTGATCAAGGTGATCTTTATCGTTATCTTCTTCTCTTGTATCGTACTCTTTTAGTACATTAACAAACTGAGTGAAGGTTGGATATGGAGCCTCCTAGAATAAGAGTCCTCAAGGTTTTGTATTTGTTTCCGAGACCCTTAGCAAATTTTATAACCTTGATCGTCTAACGGTCCGTGTACAGTGGAGAGACTATCACAAATTCCCTTGAATTTTATATGTATTCATCTAGAGATTTTGATCTTATCTTCATACTTTGTATTTGTTGTTTCAATTAATATTCCTTATCAGCTTGCTAGCTTGTAGGTAAGTATCCTCAACACTCTCCCAAAATTTGTTTGGTCGAACTACAACCATTAATAAGGAGCATTGACTCGTCAATTGTAGTTCCAGTTAGCCAACTTCTTACCAAGATGTTTTTTCTTGCCATTATATAAATTAGGGCTGACGTTTTCTTCATCCGTTTCGTTTACCACAACCTTAGATGATGGTTTCTTCACAATAATGTCACCAGTCTTCAGGGGTCTGCATCAATTGGATTGTCTAGgtttttgcaaactagatagttTGAGGATTTCAATTGTATTGGAGACATATAGCTATGAATTGATgggacccttttttttttttttttccttttgagaATTCAACAAGCTTGACTTTTGAGTGTTTATGTATTAAAATAAGGTCTAATTAAGCAACTCTTGCtctaatttgaaaaaaaattctgAACTGATTCTCCAAGACAGATACACGCCAGCACCTAAGCTTACATTTAGAATTATGAGACTTGCACCTCACGATACCCTCGCTCTCCTAGGCCGCCACGGTGCCTTTTTAGCACATCCCACACCTTGGTGAGATGGACCGAACCAGATACCTTAACTTTAACCGAGCGAACTAATCTTACATGACTTATAAACGCCATACATGCACGAGTGAAAAACATATTATCTTTTCATGACAGTCCTTTCTTGCTTTTCAAAGAACACTTTGCTTTAATAAAAAATGTTTTCCTTTCATAAGCTTGTGAATTTCCATATACAAGTAATACATGCATGCTAAAGGGTTTAATATTAAATAGAAAAGTTAAAATTGGCAATATGTGCGCTTTACCCTTAGCTGATTTTGGTTTATAAATACTTTTGAGTGTTCCAAACGCCTAGATAAGCCTCAAGATGTTTATAGGCTAGTTTGTCCAACTTAACATCCAATTATATGGATATAaaaagagataatggtcaaaaacacatttGAAGCATCATTTTTGtgagtttcctacctaaactatcacgtGTTCGTGTTTttttacctgaactatcaccaactatttatcaaaacacacctcgaAGCTGGCTAGACCAAGTGTTTGTATACGATCGCCAAAAGGCGTATGACAACTTAATTTGCCTATAAAATTTCATCCACATGGCAGCTGACTCATTAATTTTGagatgtgttttgataaatagttagtgatagtttaggtaggaatgCAAACACctaatagttcaggtaggaaacttgCAAAAAGTGATACTTCAGGTGTGTTTTTGAGcattatctcttaattttttttaaaaaccaaTCAAATCCTTTAATTATTCGTGGAGTGTCATTTGGCaccatttttaaacaaaaaagaaaaagaaaaaaagagaatgtACACCAGGCACCATCAGATACTAGTCGAGGTGTAGTTTGATAAATAgttagtgatagtttaggtagggaATACAAACACTTGATAATTCAGGTAGGAAACTCACAAAAGGTGATACTTCAGATGTGTTTTTGACCACTATCTCATATAAAAATGAGTCATTAATAGAAAAAacagaaaaggctcaaatatgccgtCGAACTATCAAAAATGACTTATTTATGGCACTTGTCAATAGTttagctcatttatgccatcgccgttacaaaatggctcatccatgccatttttcgaTGTATATGTCggattttttaattaatttgggATTAAAAATTGGGAAGGTTTAATTAAACAACTttgacctctaattggaggccacgtgtcatagcTGGTTTTGTAAAACTGACGTTAATGAAAAATCGCATGAATGAGCCGTTTTGGTAACAGCGATGTCATGGATGAGCCATTTTGTAATGGTGATGGCATAAAttagccatttccgatagttcgatggcataggtgagccttttccgtaaaaaAACTCGTCGTCATAGCAGCTAAAACAACCAAAGTTACGTTGATTGATGGAGTAGTAAAACTAGGACAGAAATGGCAAGTGTTCGTCTAAGAAAATATAACCCACCCAAGAGAACCGGTCATTAATTTTCTTATGTAAaaaaagaacataaaattttGTGGTGCAGCATATTAGAATTTGGAAAAACCACCAGATTTCCTACGTAGTAGGGTTGAAGTTTCATTATATATATAGAACAAAACGTTACATTGAATTTCATAGCTGCCTTGCTTGTCTTATACTTTACATGTAAATAAAAATGGATCGGTCAAGTAAAAAGGGATCTAAAATAGCCTGTTGTTTCCCTGTTATCCTTGACCGATCCATGAGAAGCAGCTTCAAGCTATCTAAGAGCTCTTCTTCTGATAAGCTCAATAAAAGCAAGAGCTCTATATGTAAGCttctttcatttttcattctctaCCCTCTACAATTTTCATGAATGCACATTTTTAATAAAACTGCTATAGATCCTGAGATATTTTTACATTTCTTATGCcactacaaaaaaaataaaacttaaatTAGCTATAAATTTTGTCACTAATCTGTCGCTAAATTGCTCGTAGCTAACAGAATTTTCTGATAATTCATTGCGTTGATCTGTTTCTAAATAGGATTAGACACGGGTTTTACTGTTTAGCTACAGAATTTGTCCTAATTCATGTTGTTTTTAGTAATGATGGAATCAAGAATTTTTgcaagaaaattcaaaaaaaaaaaaaaagagatagagTGCCACAATTGAGATATTTTTAGTAATGATGCATAATCACAATGATGGAATCAAGAATTTTGCAagaaaattcaaaagaaaaaaaaaaagaaagatccCATATAATTGAGATATTTTTAGTAATGCATAATCACAATGATGGAATCAAGAATTTTAgcaacaaaaaaagaagaagatagagTGCCACAATTGAGAATTAAATACATCACCTAAAACAATTTTTAGCCACCTTTACTATTAAATTCACCAGTTGTTTTCCTTCAGTCACGATGGATAATTCAACAATTTATACATACAAACATATGTACATACACAATTTATTCGGACGATGAAATTTTTCGATTAAGAAAATTTAATTGAATCCCTTTACACTGTAATATTTTTGGTGTTTTAATTAACGTTATAGCATGTCCGAATATTGTAGGTTCACCAAAATCTCTATCCACAAAGAAAAAAGATGTCCAAGAAAACGATCACCTGGTAGTATGTTTCGGGGAGCTGTTGATAGATTTCGTACCTACAGTATCTGGAGTTTCACTTGCAGAAGCACCTGGTTTTAAGAAAGCTCCTGGTGGGGCTCCAGCTAATGTTGCAGTTGGTATAGCAAGATTAGGAGGCTCTTCCGCATTTATTGGCAAGGTAACATTTGTGAATTTTAAATATAGCTCCTGAATCTTGATAATTAGGGGTGTAAAATGAACAGAATTGACTGAATTTAGGCGTCGAAGGTTATTTGGGCTGAGCTAGAAGTGTCAAGATGAGCTAAATAATGAGTTTATAACTCAATTCACCCAAATCTAACCAACTTCAAATTTGTttgttttcttcaatttatcTAATTATCAAATAAAACTTCTCATTCTTTAagtatattttcttaaaaatattttgacaatTTTTGTTATGAATCAATTTGATCTACTTATTTAGCTCAAATAAGCCCGACTTAGATGGGCTAACTTCGGTTGTGCCCAAATTGATCCACCATAAGCATAATCCAAGACAAGGGTGAGCCGGGCGAATCATATTTTCAAAGTAATTGCATTCATATTGACGCGTATAAAGAATTTGTCACTATCAATTAACATATTTTTTACACGTTAAAACAGGTAATTAAGCTCCTTATTGTCTAGATTACTAATTTCACTTATTAGGACGACTACATGTAATTAGCTTGTTGACCAGACAATAAAAATTCTTTCTATTGTAAAGTGAAAGACATATTTATAGTGCACACTAGAAATCTTGTATCAATTTTAACATGTAGTAGTTTGTCCTCTCTGGATGATGCGAATTCTGTCAAGTTACATACTGTTATGTCTTTCAGGTAATTGATCTTCTGGTTCTATCACCAAAACCAATTTTCATTTGATAAATTTGGATTTCTCATAAATTTTCCTTATTACGTTTCATAATTGTATCAGGTGGGTGCAGATGAATTTGGTTATATGTTAGCTGATATATTAAAACAAAACCATGTGGACAATTCTGGCATGCGTTTTGATACACATGCAAGGACAGCATTGGCATTTGTCACATTGAGAGCAGATGGTGAGAGAGAATTCATGTTTTTCCGCAATCCAAGTGCTGACATGCTTCTCACGGAGGCAGAGCTAGACAAAGATCTCATTCACAAGGTAAACAAAAGGAAAGGGGGTTTATGTTTCCCTAAATTGAATAGGTGCCTTTAAGTTGAGTGTAGCGAAGGAATCCTCCTGAGAGAAGTTTTAGCTCTTAAACCTGAAATGACTATTTTGAGCTGTTTGAGTAGTGATCGACCTTTTGACAAAAGTAAAAGTAATGGAAAACAAAGAATATCTCTTTTATATACCCAACAAGTTTAGCATAAttgaccaaaaaaaaatatatatattaaaatgaTAAAGGGACATCCCTATTGTCACTCCAAAAAGCGCTCCCTAATGAGCTAAACAATCAATGGGTTTCCATCAACCATGGTtataaaatcatgtcattaaCGATAAAATGGAatgtttaaattaattaaaattaggggtgtacatggaccgggttgatttagattttttaaataccaaaccaaaccaattgcatcgggtttttaaatctataaaccaaaccaaaccaataaaagtcgggtttttcaatctcgggttttctcggttttTTCCGGTTGCTCAgatttttcgggttttttccggtaaagtcttcatacaaaacatataacttgtacttcaaatatttctttagtccttgTAAGATatgactatctaattaagatattttttaagaaaataacccaaaatgtgagatgagagatgacattttactaaaatattcaacaaaaaaaagtaatgaaattgcataaaataaaataatcataatctaaaagtactaagtcatgctattATAAATCCGgctaatttataaggcatatagaaaatgatcataatctaaaagtactaagtcatgataaaataaggacggctaataagtattaattatatgactaaatatttttaaaaaattaagttatgtattttcactgcCTAAaccaatataaaactaaagaataaatattcaatattattgtcattcctagtgttagaattgaatttcttttgttatcattagtattgatttgatttttgtttggttttatttgagttactaatatctatgggctataaaacttattggaccgttcaaaattctaattccaagcttgaaataatatgttaataGACAAAAAACTAtaaaaaagtttaagaaatatctataaattacattataaataaatatttttatgtataaaatatttttgaaatttgatacatgtaatgtcgggtgatttaattcggtttgactttttttaattaaaaccaaAACAAACCAATGGTggtcgggtttttctttttaaaaccaagcCAAGTGAAGCGAAACCACTAGTCGGATTTTTTTACTCGGTTTGGTtcggattatcggtttggtgcgattAGTCGGTTTCCTTTGTACACTCCTAATTAAAATCATCTCTACATATGTAAAAGAtatcattctttttggacatactaaaaagaaaaaaacagaacAAATAATACGCTATAACAATTTAAATTACACGCACTTTTGAGTATGTTTAACTTAACTATTTTCCTTTTTGACAGGCAAGAATCTTTCACTATGGGTCAATCTCTTTGATTGCGGAACCATGTAGGTCAGCTCATCTTGCTGCCATGGCGATTGCCAAAAAAGCAGGCTGCACTCTCTCTTATGATCCTAATCTAAGGTTGCCCTTATGGCCATCCCCTGAGGCTGCTCGTAAAGGCATTCTGAGCATTTGGGACCAAGCCGACATTATTAAGGCAAGGACGGTTAAACTTCTTTATTATGTCGTTTGTCTAGATATTTTTGATTGCtacagtgaaatgttgttatagtgAACAtagaatataacataacatgaaatattggttaaaaaaaaaaaaacttgactgTTTTAATAAAATATATAGGATGATTATTATAGAAAAGTTTGATCGTACATTTAAACATTAATTGAAATAGATTTTTCAGGTGACAATATCAGGTTAGACATGAAGAGGTACCTGTTGTTATAGTGTTAAAAATTGGATTGTTGATGAAAATTGCAGGTAAGCGAGGATGAAATTACTTTTTTGACAAATGGTGAAGATGCCTATGATGACAATGTGGTGATGACCAAGCTTTTCCACCCTAACCTCAAGCTTTTGCTGGTAACCGAAGGGGGTGATGGTTGCAGATACTATACTAAGGTTAGTGACTAGAACTTTGTACTCGACTGCAGCCCGATTTACCTTACAATTACTGACCTTTATGATTCGTAATTTCGAAAATACTGAATTTAGGTAACTTATTGCAGGATTTTCATGGGAGAGTGAATGGAATTAAAGTTACTGCAGTTGACACCACAGGAGCAGGTGATGCATTTGTTGGTGGACTTCTCAACAGCACGGCCTCAGATCCGGACATTTACATGGTACTATCACTTCCAACCATTCCGCTTCAGTAAAATTTATTTACACTAGTAGTATATATAAATTCTGATGAGCtgaggtctatcggaaacaacctcttaGTATATATAAATTCTGATGAGCtgaggtctatcggaaacaacctctctatctcccATGGTAGGAGTAAgttctgcgtacactctactctccccagaccccacttgtggactacactgaatatgttgttatatcaatatatataaattaaattcaAGAATCGATTCCAAGAAAAATGCAGAATAAATTGGATTGCGAAGTAATACCACTCCTAGACTCCCTAATTGTTATGCACATGACATATATaggatatatatacatcataaaagATCCGATCCTAGAAAGACTATAAGAAAATCATGTATTTATATAGATGAATCCTTCTTTTATAAAAAGATCGAGAAGAAAGAATTTCATGACTTTATTGACCTAACTAGAGCTCGATTATTAATTGGGATAATTATATTTTTGGACCACTCAAAAAACTAATAGCCATCAAAtgtaaatatattatatataaagtataaatatacatataatatacatgggttttgtatattttgctaGCGAGCCATAAATAAATTTCGGCCaacgggccaaaaatgaaaaaaaaaatcctctatTAATTTTTATTCATGAAAGTTAAGTTGTAATCATTGTGTTTTAAAATTTTGGGTGCAGGATGAGAAGAAATTAAGGGATGCCCTCCTTTTTGCAAATGGCTGTGGAGCAATAACTGTAACAGAAAAAGGAGCTATTCCTGCATTGCCTACAAAAGAAGCAGTCCTTACAATCTTGGATGGTGCTGGTGCCACTGCTAACTGATCAAATCCATgacccaaaaaaagaaaaagaaaaaactccTAATCCCCACCAATTCTATGACACTGCACCACTTTGTAAAATTCTCATTATGGAATTTAGTCGATTATTGCTATCCCTGTAACAAAAGGTGGATCTACAAAATtttaaacatatgtatatgtaataCGAGGTGCATCTACCAATTTTAAATCGTTGGTCCATTTTTTCCTTTCTACACTTTTATACCCCAACCACGAGACGATTTAAACATATGTACACATATACTACGAGGTGTGCTCACCTCTGTTTTTGTGGGTCGAATGGCGCAAGAGCATAAATATTTCCTACCGAAGGGAAAATGGTAACAACATAATCAAGTACGTCTCAATTCCAAAGTAATTAGTTAAATATGAATTGTCAAGAACACCAACATAGCAATAAGAGCATATGAAAAGAATTACCGGCAACAATATAGATTTTCTGGAATTAAACAGCTATCGGTATGGTTTCCAATGCTGCTAGGCAGAAAGACATGATGACATGAAACTCAATTACACACAATGATTATTCTTCCACCTCAAACGTTGAAAAGAAACCTTTTTCTCGTGTGAAATGAAATGGTTTAGTTACTTAGCG
Encoded here:
- the LOC132633001 gene encoding probable fructokinase-7, translating into MDRSSKKGSKIACCFPVILDRSMRSSFKLSKSSSSDKLNKSKSSICSPKSLSTKKKDVQENDHLVVCFGELLIDFVPTVSGVSLAEAPGFKKAPGGAPANVAVGIARLGGSSAFIGKVGADEFGYMLADILKQNHVDNSGMRFDTHARTALAFVTLRADGEREFMFFRNPSADMLLTEAELDKDLIHKARIFHYGSISLIAEPCRSAHLAAMAIAKKAGCTLSYDPNLRLPLWPSPEAARKGILSIWDQADIIKVSEDEITFLTNGEDAYDDNVVMTKLFHPNLKLLLVTEGGDGCRYYTKDFHGRVNGIKVTAVDTTGAGDAFVGGLLNSTASDPDIYMDEKKLRDALLFANGCGAITVTEKGAIPALPTKEAVLTILDGAGATAN